The Pangasianodon hypophthalmus isolate fPanHyp1 chromosome 5, fPanHyp1.pri, whole genome shotgun sequence genome includes a window with the following:
- the pttg1ipb gene encoding PTTG1 interacting protein b, which produces METARAVFVVLALTWTAVSAQTSCVMKSNSSCAECVSNITCLWCSRTQQCLDYPVQTLLPPHSLCPLNDARWGNCWVNFQALIITVCVIGGVIIISVLICCFCCCKCENIGSKRTDERVEREAEIRRVRHEERKAEMRSRHDEIRRKYGLMKENPYSRFENN; this is translated from the exons ATGGAGACGGCTCGCGCGGTGTTTGTGGTTCTGGCTCTCACATGGACGGCTGTTTCAGCGCAGACca GTTGTGTTATGAAGTCGAACAGTAGCTGTGCGGAGTGTGTGTCCAACATCACA tgtttatGGTGCAGCAGGACTCAGCAGTGTTTGGATTACCCGGTGCAGACTCTCCTCCCTCCACACAGTCTGTGTCCCCTTAATGATGCACGCTGGGGCAACTGCtggg tgaactTCCAGGCTCTGATCATTACggtgtgtgtgattgggggTGTGATCATCATCTCTGTGCTCAtctgctgcttctgctgctgcAAGTGTGAGAACATCGG atcTAAGCGTACAGACGAGCGTGTGGAGAGAGAGGCTGAGATCAGACGAGTCCGACACGAGGAGAG gAAAGCAGAAATGAGATCGAGACACGATGAGATCAGGAGGAAATACG GTCTGATGAAGGAGAACCCATACTCCAGATTTGAGaacaactaa